A genome region from Fusarium musae strain F31 chromosome 5, whole genome shotgun sequence includes the following:
- a CDS encoding hypothetical protein (EggNog:ENOG41) has product MSAKVLADKDVNAPMTEQPVTKDVKSMEYHRQVLQSKMAEEETANKYVSPSDNIMSPCSAKINALRNKHASKAKPKSLFAQASAKKLQGDNPLGAKPAPAKAGFQL; this is encoded by the exons ATGTCAGCCAAAGTTCTCGCCGATAAGGACGTCAACGCTCCCATGACTGAGCAGCCAGTTACCAAAGACGTTAAGAGCATGGAGTACCATCGCCAGGTTCTCCAGTCCAAGATGGCTGAGGAAGAGAC TGCCAACAAGTACGTCTCGCCTTCAGACAACATCATGAGCCCTTGCTCCGCAAAGATCAATGCTCTACGAAACAAGCACGCTAGCAA GGCCAAGCCTAAGTCCTTGTTCGCCCAAGCGAGCGCTAAGAAACTCCAGGGCGACAATCCCTTGGGGGCAAAGCCAGCACCAGCCAAGGCCGGTTTCCAGCTGTAA